DNA sequence from the Methylomonas albis genome:
GCCGCACGAAATGAAAGGTTACGAGCATTACATCGTCAAACATGTGCTGCTGGATAAAGACTACAAATTCCTGAACGAGCATATGTTCGATCCTAGCAAAGACCCCGTAGCCATTTCCGAATTCAGCCTGGCAGGCTACAGCGGCACGGTCTACGCATTGAGCCTATGTAACAAACACGATCTTTGGTTGAATAGCGCCGAGGTATAAAGTCATCAGATCGGCGATAACAAGGACGTTGTCGCCGTTTCGCCACTTACTTCCGTCAGAAGCTCCCGTGCATCAGCGGTCACGATCCAAAAAAGACGGTCAGCACTAATTTCATATCGAAAGAAGCGAAGATAGTGTCCACTTATCATCAGGTGGACACTTATGAAGGAGCACACTACTCGCTTATCGCGACCATTGATTGTAGGACACGGGCGAGATGGCCGATGTCTTTATGATCCGGAAGCGAAACGGGAGTTGGTCCGAATCTGTTTGCAACCGGGTATATCTGTGGGCGCAAATGACCGACTCCGGCCCACCGATCCGACTGTTCAGCTACACGCCCGGTCGTGGCGGAAGTCATGCGCAACCCCTCTATGAAGGCATCCAGCCTGGCACCGTTTTCATGAGCGACGGCTATGAGGTGTATAACGCTATTGCAGCGGTGCGCGGTGCCGAACAGCGTGGGCAACAGCGCCAACAGTTAAGCAAGCCGGTATTGGCCAAGATCGAAGGCTTGCTGGTCGCGCATCTGCATGGAGTCACGCCCGACAGTTTGCTGGGCAAGGCCTTGCATTATCTGTCGTCGCAATGTCCGAAACTGATCCGCTTTGTCGACAACGGCGCCTGGCCCATCGACAACAACCTCTGCGAGAACGCATACGCCCGTTCGTCGTCGGTCACCGTAACTGGTTATTCTGCGACACGGTGGCTGGTGCCCAGGCCAGCGCCAATCTCTACTCGCTAATCGAAACCTGTAAAGCCAACCAAATCGAACCCTACACCTATCTTGTGGCATTGTTCCGTCAGTTACCTCTATCCAAAACCGTCGAAGACCTTGAGGCATTGCTGCCTTGGCGACTCGTCGAGCCAAAATCCCTATAAACTGCTACGGTGTTGGCTTTGTTTAAAAAATCAATCGCGTGGTTTAAAAGGCGCACACGATTTTTTGATTAGGCGTGGCTATGGACCTTACTGCGAAATGGCGTCAGCATATTGCTGCGTGGTAACGCAGTAGGTTGTCGCAAGCCGAGTATTGTGCGCAGCAGGAAATCAATATTCGTACATTCACGGCATGATTAAGTGATTATCGCAAAGGGCCGGTGACAGAGCCGGTGGTTTTAGTGCCGGGGCAGGTTAGGCCGGCTGAGCCTACTTCTGTGGCGGTACCTGCGGCGGCAGCTATGGCCTTTACCCATGGCCACGGTCATCGACTGGCGCTTTCGTCTTCGGTTTCGGCGGGTTGGGTAGCTGAGTGCTTACAATGTCTGGCTTGACCGATTACCCTGCACAGATTTGGTTGGCTGCGGCGCCGGTCAACATACCTACAGGGCACAAGTGCAGCATGGCCTGGATGGCTAGTCGACCATCGCGCAGCAGAGTCTGGGTCACTCACCCTGCGCCGGATCGGCGTTTATTTTTCGCAGCCGAGTGGGTAATCGGTTGAGGCTGTTGTTGTGGGATGGCATTGGCGTTTGGCTGTGTCAGCGGCGTTTATATCAGGGCGGCTTTATCTGGCCCAGGATTGGCGATGCGGTGTTTGCACTGACGCAGGCACAATGGCAGTGGTTGATTACCGGCGTCGATTGACAGCTGTTATCCGCTTGGCCCCAAGCAGACTGACAAGTTTGAATGGGGGGTCAAAATAGGGTCGTACAAAACTACTAAAGCCCCGTCATATCAAGGCTTTGAAAGGGGGTGCGGTATAATAACCCAATGAATCCGCAGGCAAAACTTGAGCAATAGCATCTAGCACCGGCTACCAAAACCGAAGTGGCGGCAGTGCTTCAGGCGTAAATCGATCAGGCAATCCGGGATGCCAAAGCGATCCAAAGCAAAGACGCCACGTTTTACGCTAAAGACATCAAAATTGGCGCGCTGCCCCATTTACAAGCGCAGCCGCTTCAGTACCATGAGCGAAGCCCTGGCCCCGCTGCAGCGGGATGTGTTCGAGGAAACCTGGAATACTGACATCTCGGCAATTGATGAAGAAGTCGAACAACTGCGCGATGATCAGTCCTGCGACACTGTTGATTTGCCGTTCAAGCCGGAGACACCTGGTAATGCTCTGAAGCCTACGGAATATAAAGCTCCGTGACTTTTTAGGGCGTTCTTAACGGGACACTAGTGACTTGAAGGATAAAAAATGAGCAAAATATTTTTTAAGATCGACGATCTGTACGAACGCTACAAAAAACCTAAGCGTACAATCTATCGATGGATGAAAGTTGATGAATGTCCATTCCCTGCGCAGAAGATTAGACAAAAAGGTACTACCTGTCTTTGTGATCCGGAGGACGTCGTCTGGGAAGAATCTACGATATAATTCCAGTATTTTCCGGCAATTCAAATCGTATTGTCGGAAGTGTACTTTTAATTTTGTGTGCATAACCGTGTACATAATTATGCAAATCCAAACAAAGTAACCAATGGAATCCCCAGAATATAAGCGACGACGCACTTTCGCCATCATCTCCCACCCCGACGCAGGTAAAACCACAATCACCGAAAAACTGCTTCTATTTGGCGGCGCGATTCAGTTGGCCGGCTCGGTAAAAGGCCGTAAAGCCGCACGTCATGCCACCTCCGACTGGATGGAAATGGAAAAAGAGCGCGGGATTTCCGTGACCACCTCGGTCATGCAGTTCGAGCATAACGGCTGCATCATTAATTTGCTGGATACACCTGGTCACGAAGACTTTTCCGAAGATACTTACCGCACTTTGACAGCAGTCGATTCGGCATTGATGGTTATCGACGTGGCTAAGGGTGTAGAGGACAGGACCATCAAACTGATGGAAGTCTGCCGCTTGCGCGACACGCCGATTCTGACTTTCATCAATAAGCTGGACCGCGAAGGCCGCGAACCCATTGAACTGCTCGATGAAGTCGAAAGTGTTTTGAAAATCCAATGCGCGCCGATGACCTGGCCGATTGGCATGGGCAAACGCTTCAAAGGGGTTTACCAGCTTTATAAAGACGAGATCTTGCTGTTCAGTCCGCACCATGGCGGCCGGATAGCCAAAGCCGAGATCATCAAAGGCTTGAATAATCCCAAACTCGACGAACTATTGGGGTATCAAGCGGAAGAATTGCGCGACGAGATCGAACTGGTTAAAGGTGCCAGCCACGAATTCGATCACGACAAATATTTGGCTGGCGAACAAACACCGGTGTTTTTCGGCTCAGCGATCAATAACTTTGGCATTATCGAATTGCTGGATGCATTCGCGGAATACGCGCCGGGTCCGCGCTCGCGGCAAGCCGAGCAACGCGAAGTATTGCCTAATGAAGAAAAGTTCACCGGTTTTGTGTTTAAAATCCAAGCAAATATGGACCCGGCTCACCGCGACCGGGTGGCATTTATGCGAATTTGCTCCGGTAAATTCGATAAGGGTATGAAGGTCAATCATGTGCGGGTCGGTAAAAATATCCAGGTCGCCAACGCCATTACCTTTCAAGCCGACAGCCGGAAAAATGTCGAAGAAGCTTATCCGGGCGACATCATAGGGCTACACAACCATGGCACGATTCAGGTCGGCGATACTTTTACCCAAGGCGAAACCCTAAAATTTGGCGGTATCCCTTACTTCGCGCCGGAACTTTTCCGGCGCGTGGTGCTAAAAGACCCTTTGAGGGCAAAGGCATTGCAGAAAGGTCTGATTCAATTGACCGAAGAAGGCGCCACGCAGTTATTCAAACCACTTAAGAATAATGACTTAATCCTGGGTGCGGTAGGTATCTTGCAGTTCGATGTCACCGCGCACCGTTTGAAAAACGAATATAGCGTCGAATGTGCTTATGACGTATCGCCGATCAACACCGTGCGCTGGATTAGCTCTAAAAATCCCGCGAAATTGGAAGAATTTAAAAACAAAGCCTTCGAAAACTTGGCTGAAGATGGCGGCGGCTATTTGGTTTATCTGGCCAGTAGCCGGGTCAATTTACAATTAACCCAAGAACGCTGGCCGGATATAAACTTTAGTCAGACTAGAGAACTTTAACAGCGCATGCAATGCCAATAGTTTAGTTTGGGATCTTGCAGAATCGCTAAGGCTTAGCGATTCCTGCGAACCTTTTTTAAGCCCGCATACCCGTTAAAAATCACGTCTCAAATACCACCGGCAATCGCTGGCTACAGGCGAAAACACTCTCGCCGCGACACCCCTAGCGCAAAATGCCACCTCAAAAAAACATCGCTAAATACTTAATAATTATAGAAATATTTGCACAAGGGATATACACTGCAAGCGACAATCCGATAAAGAC
Encoded proteins:
- the tnpB gene encoding IS66 family insertion sequence element accessory protein TnpB (TnpB, as the term is used for proteins encoded by IS66 family insertion elements, is considered an accessory protein, since TnpC, encoded by a neighboring gene, is a DDE family transposase.), producing the protein MFRSRVGNRLRLLLWDGIGVWLCQRRLYQGGFIWPRIGDAVFALTQAQWQWLITGVD
- a CDS encoding peptide chain release factor 3 gives rise to the protein MESPEYKRRRTFAIISHPDAGKTTITEKLLLFGGAIQLAGSVKGRKAARHATSDWMEMEKERGISVTTSVMQFEHNGCIINLLDTPGHEDFSEDTYRTLTAVDSALMVIDVAKGVEDRTIKLMEVCRLRDTPILTFINKLDREGREPIELLDEVESVLKIQCAPMTWPIGMGKRFKGVYQLYKDEILLFSPHHGGRIAKAEIIKGLNNPKLDELLGYQAEELRDEIELVKGASHEFDHDKYLAGEQTPVFFGSAINNFGIIELLDAFAEYAPGPRSRQAEQREVLPNEEKFTGFVFKIQANMDPAHRDRVAFMRICSGKFDKGMKVNHVRVGKNIQVANAITFQADSRKNVEEAYPGDIIGLHNHGTIQVGDTFTQGETLKFGGIPYFAPELFRRVVLKDPLRAKALQKGLIQLTEEGATQLFKPLKNNDLILGAVGILQFDVTAHRLKNEYSVECAYDVSPINTVRWISSKNPAKLEEFKNKAFENLAEDGGGYLVYLASSRVNLQLTQERWPDINFSQTREL